The following proteins come from a genomic window of Polyangiaceae bacterium:
- a CDS encoding MBL fold metallo-hydrolase: MQLEFVGAAQTVTGSKHLVHTEHATVLLDCGMWQGRRRESIERNQSLGLNPQKVDAVILSHAHIDHSGALPILVKRGFDGPIYTTSATRDLCAAMLVDAAMIQASDARYINKLIDRGDSDMERVEPLFDEHDVVRVLDHMVTIPYNRPLPVANGIKVTLMDAGHVLGSAITCLDVEEGGKTRRLVFTGDLGRKKMPILEDPEIPLNADLLITESTYGDRLHTPIEEVDDELAAVIKRVYERGGKIVIPSFALERAQEIVYALKNLKNQGRLPKIPVYVDSPLTVKITDVFKLHPECMDDEATELIQGRSSPFEFDELRYISQREDSKEISASNEPAIVISASGMCEAGRILHHLRATVSDDKNAVLIVGYQAPHTLGRRLVEGRREVKIFGVEVPRRAEVVVLNGFSAHADQKDLIEYARDVRDKGQVKDVVLVHGDPKPQKVLKGLLQDEGFDRVAMPGPGDRIDF; this comes from the coding sequence ATGCAGCTCGAATTCGTGGGCGCGGCCCAGACGGTGACGGGTTCCAAGCATCTGGTGCACACCGAGCACGCCACCGTGCTCCTCGATTGCGGCATGTGGCAAGGCCGCCGCCGGGAGTCGATCGAGAGGAATCAGTCTCTCGGGCTGAATCCGCAAAAGGTAGACGCGGTGATCCTGTCGCACGCGCACATCGATCACTCCGGTGCGTTACCGATCCTGGTGAAGCGCGGCTTCGACGGGCCGATCTACACCACCAGCGCCACGCGCGACCTGTGCGCGGCCATGCTGGTGGACGCCGCGATGATCCAGGCGTCCGACGCGCGCTACATCAACAAGCTCATCGACCGCGGCGACAGCGACATGGAGCGGGTGGAGCCACTGTTCGACGAGCACGACGTGGTGCGGGTGCTCGATCACATGGTCACCATTCCGTACAACCGCCCGCTGCCGGTGGCGAACGGCATCAAGGTCACCTTGATGGACGCCGGACACGTGCTCGGCAGCGCCATCACCTGCCTGGATGTGGAGGAAGGCGGCAAGACGCGACGGCTGGTGTTCACGGGAGACCTCGGGCGCAAGAAGATGCCCATCCTCGAAGACCCCGAGATCCCGCTGAACGCGGATCTGCTGATCACCGAGAGCACCTACGGGGATCGCCTGCACACACCAATAGAAGAGGTGGACGACGAGCTCGCCGCGGTGATCAAGCGCGTGTACGAGCGCGGCGGCAAGATCGTGATCCCGAGCTTCGCCCTGGAGCGCGCTCAGGAGATCGTCTACGCGCTGAAGAACTTGAAGAACCAGGGCCGCTTGCCCAAGATCCCCGTGTACGTGGACTCTCCCCTCACGGTGAAGATCACCGACGTGTTCAAGCTGCACCCGGAGTGCATGGACGACGAGGCCACGGAGCTGATTCAGGGACGGAGCTCTCCCTTCGAGTTCGACGAGCTGCGGTACATCTCGCAGCGGGAGGACAGCAAGGAGATCAGCGCCTCGAACGAGCCAGCCATCGTGATCAGCGCCAGCGGCATGTGCGAGGCGGGCCGCATCCTGCATCACCTGCGCGCCACCGTGAGCGACGACAAGAACGCCGTGCTCATCGTCGGCTACCAGGCGCCGCACACCCTCGGGCGCCGCTTGGTGGAGGGGCGCCGGGAGGTGAAGATCTTCGGCGTGGAGGTGCCGCGGCGTGCGGAAGTCGTGGTGCTGAACGGCTTTTCGGCCCACGCGGACCAGAAGGATCTCATCGAGTACGCTCGGGACGTGCGCGACAAGGGTCAGGTCAAGGACGTGGTCCTGGTGCACGGGGATCCGAAGCCGCAAAAGGTCTTGAAGGGCCTGCTCCAAGATGAGGGGTTCGATCGCGTCGCGATGCCCGGCCCGGGAGACCGGATCGACTTTTGA
- a CDS encoding TVP38/TMEM64 family protein — MERARTQRRLLLGVVLLIAIAAFFLLPTRRWLLWLAEWVRGAGAPGAAVFAAVYVIGTLLFLPGSVLTLGAGFAYGPLWGTLLVWPTATVAAALAFLVGRFVARGAISQRVEAHPKFSAVDEAVGEQGFKIVLLLRLSPLFPFNFLNYALGLSRIRFWPYVLASFIGMLPGTAMYVYLGSLITSASRLTQGAPKGGTAQQALYWGGLVATVVATIFVTRVARRALARALPDGE; from the coding sequence ATGGAGAGAGCGCGAACCCAGCGGCGCCTGCTCCTCGGCGTCGTGCTGCTGATCGCGATCGCCGCGTTCTTCCTGCTGCCCACACGGCGCTGGCTCCTGTGGCTGGCGGAGTGGGTGCGCGGCGCGGGGGCGCCCGGAGCGGCGGTGTTCGCGGCGGTGTACGTGATCGGCACGCTGCTGTTCCTTCCGGGGTCGGTGCTCACCCTCGGCGCCGGCTTCGCCTACGGGCCGCTGTGGGGCACGCTGTTGGTGTGGCCGACGGCCACGGTTGCCGCGGCCCTCGCCTTCCTGGTCGGCCGCTTCGTCGCCCGCGGAGCCATCAGCCAGCGCGTGGAGGCGCACCCCAAGTTCTCCGCGGTGGACGAGGCCGTGGGCGAGCAGGGCTTCAAGATCGTGCTCCTGCTGCGGCTCTCCCCGCTGTTTCCCTTCAATTTCCTCAACTACGCGCTGGGCCTCAGCCGCATTCGCTTCTGGCCCTACGTGCTGGCATCGTTCATTGGCATGCTGCCCGGCACCGCCATGTACGTGTACCTGGGATCGCTGATCACCAGCGCTTCGCGGCTGACCCAGGGCGCGCCCAAGGGTGGCACGGCGCAGCAGGCGCTGTACTGGGGCGGCCTCGTGGCCACCGTGGTCGCGACGATTTTCGTCACCCGCGTGGCGCGCCGCGCCCTCGCCCGCGCGCTGCCGGACGGCGAATGA
- a CDS encoding DUF3592 domain-containing protein: MLRRPSAVLLLLGLVCLLGGLGLGGYGLWGYRGALADRALESTRGTVLKVDLSRQRKDSRTGAQDPFWHVVLVTYRYAVAGRSYENSRYAFDEPQEKFSQRSDAQARAAVLTRKVGQQGALEVLYDPDAPARSALARREATPALAVVGLGGVALLLGLLLFAAHVSRRRTYRRLLELERAG, from the coding sequence ATGCTCCGCCGACCGAGCGCCGTGCTGCTGCTCCTGGGCTTGGTCTGTCTGCTCGGCGGACTGGGCCTCGGCGGCTACGGCCTGTGGGGCTATCGCGGTGCGCTTGCGGACCGCGCCCTCGAAAGCACCAGAGGCACCGTGCTCAAGGTCGACCTCTCCAGACAGCGTAAGGACTCCCGGACGGGCGCCCAAGATCCCTTCTGGCACGTGGTGCTGGTGACCTATCGCTACGCCGTCGCCGGCCGGAGCTACGAGAACAGTCGCTACGCCTTCGACGAGCCCCAGGAGAAATTCAGCCAGCGGTCGGATGCCCAGGCCCGCGCCGCAGTGCTCACCCGGAAGGTCGGTCAACAAGGCGCGCTCGAGGTGCTCTACGATCCCGACGCTCCGGCCCGCAGCGCGCTGGCGCGCCGCGAAGCCACGCCGGCGTTGGCCGTGGTCGGCCTCGGCGGTGTTGCCCTCCTGCTCGGGCTGCTCTTGTTCGCGGCCCACGTGTCGCGCCGCCGGACGTACCGGCGACTTCTCGAGCTCGAACGCGCAGGGTGA
- a CDS encoding phosphatase PAP2 family protein: MGRAERLYPFGVIALRWLSLSAGAVVFATLAVELHTPWVGALDERARAVAMGFRSDGLTDVMQVITFLGNGWSLGVVAALVAGFEFFDRHRKVALFVVTASVGAGLLNALLKLLFARPRPDVALRLAAAGGYSFPSGHSMASAAIVTTLMLVVIARRPRLRALAIVVGSALIVAIGISRVYLGVHYASDVIAGWALGASWPLWLRPLLLVTSQSRGR; the protein is encoded by the coding sequence ATGGGGCGAGCTGAGCGGCTGTATCCCTTCGGCGTCATTGCTCTGCGCTGGCTGAGCTTGTCGGCCGGAGCGGTGGTGTTCGCGACCCTGGCGGTGGAGCTGCACACGCCGTGGGTGGGCGCGCTGGACGAGAGGGCTCGCGCGGTGGCGATGGGCTTTCGGAGCGATGGCCTGACGGACGTGATGCAAGTCATCACGTTCCTCGGCAACGGCTGGAGCCTCGGCGTGGTGGCGGCCCTCGTGGCCGGCTTCGAGTTTTTCGATCGACACCGGAAGGTCGCGCTGTTCGTGGTGACGGCGTCGGTGGGGGCGGGGCTCCTGAACGCCCTGCTCAAGCTCTTGTTCGCGCGGCCGCGGCCAGATGTCGCGCTGCGCTTGGCCGCCGCGGGGGGCTACTCCTTTCCGAGCGGTCACTCGATGGCGTCCGCGGCCATCGTCACCACGCTCATGCTCGTGGTCATCGCGCGGAGACCCCGGCTGCGCGCCCTTGCCATCGTGGTCGGCAGCGCGTTGATCGTCGCCATCGGCATCTCCCGCGTGTATCTGGGCGTGCATTATGCTTCCGACGTGATCGCCGGCTGGGCGCTGGGGGCGTCGTGGCCGCTGTGGCTGCGCCCGTTGCTGCTCGTCACTTCCCAGAGTCGGGGGCGGTGA
- the ald gene encoding alanine dehydrogenase → MIVGVPKEVKSHEYRVALLPVGAEEMRRAGHTVLLQKGAGAGSGLADDAYRAAGAEIVDSREEIWKRADLILKVKEPQPDEIPLMRSGQVLFTYFHFAASEELTKGCVASGATCVAYETLRDEHGRLPLLTPMSEVAGRMSIQEGAKYLERPQEGRGILLGGVPGVHPAHICVLGGGVVGTNAAKVAAGFGASVTILDVNVDRLRYLDDIMPKNVTTVFSDRHTIREQLEMADLVVGAVLIEGARAPRLVERADLRTMKPGAVIVDVAVDQGGCVETTRPTTHGDPTFIVDDVVHYCVANMPGAVGRTSTYALCNVTLPFALTLAKHGIDGAVAADPRIESAVNVHRGQVTNQAVADTFGMPLGQRTSS, encoded by the coding sequence ATGATCGTCGGCGTTCCCAAAGAGGTGAAATCCCACGAGTACCGCGTTGCCTTGCTGCCCGTGGGGGCGGAGGAGATGCGGCGGGCGGGGCACACGGTGTTGCTCCAGAAGGGAGCCGGCGCCGGCAGCGGCCTTGCGGACGACGCCTACCGCGCCGCGGGCGCGGAGATCGTGGACAGCCGCGAGGAGATCTGGAAGCGCGCCGATCTGATCTTGAAGGTGAAGGAGCCGCAGCCGGACGAGATCCCGTTGATGCGCTCGGGGCAAGTGCTGTTCACGTACTTCCACTTCGCCGCCAGCGAGGAGCTGACGAAGGGCTGTGTGGCGTCCGGTGCCACCTGCGTGGCCTACGAAACGCTGCGAGACGAGCACGGACGCTTGCCGCTGCTCACCCCCATGAGCGAGGTGGCCGGGCGCATGAGCATCCAGGAAGGCGCCAAGTACCTGGAGCGGCCGCAGGAGGGGCGCGGCATCTTGCTGGGCGGCGTGCCCGGCGTGCACCCGGCGCACATCTGCGTGCTGGGCGGCGGCGTGGTGGGCACCAACGCGGCGAAGGTGGCGGCGGGCTTCGGCGCCAGCGTCACGATCCTGGACGTGAACGTGGATCGCCTGCGCTATCTGGACGACATCATGCCCAAGAACGTGACCACGGTGTTCTCCGACCGGCACACCATCCGGGAGCAGCTCGAGATGGCGGACTTGGTGGTGGGCGCCGTGCTGATCGAGGGCGCGCGGGCGCCGCGGCTGGTGGAACGCGCGGATCTCCGCACCATGAAGCCCGGCGCGGTGATCGTGGACGTGGCGGTGGACCAGGGCGGGTGCGTGGAAACGACGCGGCCGACCACCCACGGGGATCCGACGTTCATCGTGGACGACGTGGTGCACTACTGCGTGGCGAACATGCCCGGAGCCGTGGGGCGTACCAGCACGTACGCCCTCTGCAATGTGACGCTGCCGTTCGCGCTGACCCTGGCGAAGCATGGCATTGACGGCGCCGTGGCGGCGGATCCGCGCATTGAAAGTGCCGTGAACGTGCACCGCGGGCAAGTGACGAACCAAGCCGTGGCCGACACCTTCGGGATGCCGCTCGGTCAACGGACGTCGTCGTAG
- a CDS encoding wax ester/triacylglycerol synthase family O-acyltransferase, giving the protein MSHHERLSALDCGFLYAESPTAQMHVGSLTFFKDPGLTEKDVFEHIESRLHLVPRFRQKVRWVPGSLHRPVWVDDPHFDLRFHVRWTGLPRPAGEREALALMGRVQSRHLDRRKPLWEMWIFEMPNGRLGLIQKTHHCMIDGVSGVDLGTVLLDLSADAPKTEPAPWNPDPEPTDAELAGDALRDLGQRPSQIRDLVRRVRDQPEKILDRASEVVKSMAAFGKSAAELAPRTLLNAPIGPHRRFEVVRMALSDVKRIKNAHGCTVNDVVLALVSGGLRRLLLSRSEDVDGLSLKAMVPVSVRDPSARGTWGNQVSMMAAELPVGEADPVVRLAQLREAMRDLKEKGQAVGADFWVKLGEFAPPTLLSLAGRGVALQRMVNVVVTNVPGPQFPLYLRGGQLLEAFPYVPIFANNPVGVAVLSYNGQLNFGLTGDWDLVPDLNELAEGIAEGLAELDGAS; this is encoded by the coding sequence ATGAGCCACCACGAACGCCTGTCCGCTCTCGATTGCGGCTTCCTGTACGCCGAGAGCCCGACGGCGCAGATGCACGTGGGCTCGCTGACGTTCTTCAAGGATCCGGGGCTGACGGAGAAGGACGTGTTCGAGCACATCGAGAGCCGGCTGCACCTGGTGCCGCGCTTTCGACAGAAGGTGCGCTGGGTGCCCGGCAGCTTGCACCGGCCGGTGTGGGTGGATGATCCGCATTTCGATCTGCGCTTCCACGTGCGCTGGACGGGGCTGCCCAGGCCGGCGGGGGAACGCGAAGCGCTGGCGCTGATGGGACGGGTGCAGAGTCGTCATCTCGATCGCAGAAAGCCACTGTGGGAGATGTGGATCTTCGAGATGCCCAACGGACGCTTGGGTCTGATCCAGAAGACGCACCACTGCATGATCGACGGCGTGAGCGGCGTGGACCTGGGCACCGTGCTCTTGGACCTTTCGGCGGATGCGCCCAAGACGGAGCCGGCGCCCTGGAACCCCGATCCCGAGCCGACGGACGCGGAGCTGGCGGGGGACGCGCTCCGCGATCTGGGGCAGCGACCGTCACAGATCCGGGATCTGGTGCGGCGCGTGCGCGATCAGCCGGAAAAGATCTTGGATCGCGCGTCCGAGGTGGTGAAGAGCATGGCCGCCTTCGGCAAGAGCGCGGCGGAGCTGGCGCCGCGCACGCTGCTCAACGCGCCCATCGGTCCGCATCGCCGCTTCGAGGTGGTGCGCATGGCCTTGAGCGACGTGAAGCGCATCAAGAACGCCCACGGCTGCACCGTGAACGACGTGGTGCTGGCGCTGGTGAGCGGCGGGCTCCGGCGTCTGTTGCTGTCGCGCAGCGAGGACGTGGACGGCCTGTCGCTGAAGGCGATGGTGCCGGTGAGCGTGCGCGATCCTTCGGCGCGCGGCACCTGGGGCAACCAGGTGAGCATGATGGCAGCGGAGCTGCCGGTGGGAGAGGCGGATCCCGTGGTGCGGCTGGCCCAACTGCGCGAAGCGATGCGCGACCTGAAGGAGAAGGGCCAAGCGGTGGGGGCGGACTTCTGGGTGAAGCTCGGAGAGTTCGCGCCGCCCACGCTGCTGAGCCTGGCGGGGCGCGGCGTGGCGCTGCAGCGCATGGTGAACGTGGTGGTGACCAACGTTCCCGGGCCGCAGTTCCCGCTGTACCTGCGCGGCGGGCAGCTGTTGGAAGCGTTTCCGTACGTGCCCATTTTCGCCAATAACCCCGTGGGCGTGGCGGTGCTGTCCTACAACGGGCAGCTGAACTTCGGCCTGACCGGAGACTGGGATCTGGTGCCGGACTTGAACGAGCTGGCGGAGGGGATCGCCGAGGGGCTCGCGGAGCTCGATGGGGCGAGCTGA
- a CDS encoding TIGR04283 family arsenosugar biosynthesis glycosyltransferase: MISVVIPTLNEAARIGGQLDALDGIGEVVVADGGSSDGTPDIVRAQRGAKLVVAPRGRARQMNAGARAARGDIVVFLHADVRLPPDAAHWITKILALRNTAAGAFRTWTVDDRVPPRRAPWLHLADLRSRYTRLPYGDQALFLHKTTFEAVGGYPELPLMEDLELALRLRRVGKIRTAPARVHVSGRRFLAHPLRDTVYVNLFPALYRLGVAPETLKRFYDDVR; encoded by the coding sequence GTGATCAGCGTCGTGATCCCCACGCTGAACGAGGCCGCGCGCATCGGGGGGCAGCTCGACGCGCTCGACGGCATCGGCGAGGTCGTCGTGGCCGACGGCGGCAGCAGCGACGGAACTCCGGACATCGTGCGCGCGCAGCGCGGGGCGAAGCTCGTCGTCGCGCCGCGAGGCAGGGCCCGGCAGATGAACGCCGGCGCCCGCGCGGCGCGGGGCGACATCGTCGTGTTCCTCCACGCCGACGTCCGTTTGCCCCCCGACGCTGCCCACTGGATCACCAAGATCCTCGCGCTCCGGAACACCGCCGCGGGCGCGTTCCGGACCTGGACCGTCGACGACCGCGTCCCACCCCGGCGGGCGCCCTGGCTCCACCTGGCGGATCTGCGCTCGCGGTACACCCGCCTGCCCTACGGCGACCAGGCGCTCTTCCTGCACAAGACTACGTTCGAGGCCGTGGGCGGCTATCCGGAGCTGCCGCTGATGGAGGACCTGGAGCTCGCGCTCCGCCTGCGGCGCGTGGGCAAGATCCGCACGGCGCCCGCGCGCGTGCACGTCTCCGGACGTCGCTTCCTCGCGCACCCACTGCGCGACACCGTGTACGTCAATCTGTTCCCGGCGCTGTATCGCCTGGGCGTCGCGCCCGAGACCCTGAAACGTTTCTACGACGACGTCCGTTGA
- a CDS encoding TIGR04282 family arsenosugar biosynthesis glycosyltransferase, giving the protein MILVFAKEPAPGTVKTRLAQRIGPERAAELAVAFLRDTWELVASMPGLSPVLVLDGATPFPAEVWPQGDGDLGARMERALRRGIEAAGFAIAIGTDLPGLPAARLRQAADALQSGRAASVLGPAEDGGFYLIGLSRCPPGALSGLPWSTPSTCEATEARLTELGMPPLRLEQWFDVDEAKDLERVRQHGGAHARAVLAGWERR; this is encoded by the coding sequence ATGATCCTGGTGTTCGCCAAGGAGCCGGCGCCCGGTACGGTGAAGACACGGCTCGCCCAGCGCATCGGTCCCGAGCGCGCGGCCGAGCTCGCGGTGGCGTTCCTGCGAGACACTTGGGAGCTCGTGGCGAGCATGCCGGGGCTTTCCCCGGTGCTGGTGCTCGACGGCGCGACGCCCTTCCCGGCGGAGGTGTGGCCGCAAGGCGACGGCGACCTCGGTGCGCGCATGGAACGGGCGCTCCGCCGCGGCATCGAGGCGGCGGGCTTCGCCATCGCCATCGGTACGGATCTGCCGGGGCTGCCCGCGGCGCGGCTTCGGCAGGCTGCGGACGCGCTGCAGAGCGGGCGCGCGGCCTCGGTGCTCGGCCCCGCGGAAGACGGCGGCTTCTACCTGATCGGGCTCTCGCGCTGCCCGCCGGGAGCCCTCTCCGGATTGCCTTGGAGCACGCCGAGCACTTGCGAGGCGACGGAAGCGCGGCTCACCGAGCTCGGGATGCCGCCGCTGCGCCTGGAGCAATGGTTCGACGTGGACGAGGCCAAAGATCTCGAGCGCGTCCGGCAGCACGGCGGTGCGCACGCCCGTGCGGTGCTCGCGGGCTGGGAGCGCCGGTGA